In one Trichosurus vulpecula isolate mTriVul1 chromosome 8, mTriVul1.pri, whole genome shotgun sequence genomic region, the following are encoded:
- the LOC118828814 gene encoding olfactory receptor 4F15-like → MERVNHTSVSEFVFLGLTNSRDIQLLLFVFSSVFYLASMLGNSLIVFTVTSDPHLHSPMYFLLANLSFIDLGISSVTSPKMICDLFRKHKVISFSGCITQMFFIHLIGGVEMVLLIAMAFDRYVAICKPLHYLIIMCPRMCISLLAAAWVIGLFHSVVQMAFVINLPFCGPNELDSFYCDLPRFIKLACTDTYGLQLMVTANSGFMSLGVFLILIISYMFILFTVQKHSSSGSSKALSTLSSHIIVVILFFGPIIFFYAWPFNTSHLDKFLAIFDAILTPFLNPVIYTLRNKQMKFAMKRMCSQVVSFRKIS, encoded by the coding sequence ATGGAAAGAGTAAATCATACTTCTGTGTCTGAGTTTGTGTTCTTGGGACTCACCAATTCTCGGGACATTCAGCTTCTACTCTTTGTGTTTTCCTCTGTTTTCTACTTGGCAAGCATGCTGGGAAATTCCCTCATTGTGTTCACAGTGACTTCTGACCCTCACCTACACTCTCCCATGTACTTCCTGCTGGCCAACCTTTCTTTCATTGACCTGGGGATTTCTTCTGTCACTTCCCCTAAGATGATATGTGACCTTTTCAGAAAACAcaaagtcatttccttctctggctgtaTTACTCAGATGTTCTTTATTCACTTGATTGGTGGTGTTGAGATGGTGCTGCTTATCGCCATGGCCTTTGATAGATATGTAGCCATATGTAAGCCTCTCCATTATCTGATTATTATGTGCCCAAGAATGTGTATTTCTCTTCTGGCTGCTGCTTGGGTCATTGGCCTCTTCCACTCAGTGGTTCAAATGGCTTTTGTAATTAATCTGCCCTTCTGTGGTCCCAATGAATTGGACAGTTTTTACTGTGATCTCCCTCGATTCATCAAACTTGCCTGCACAGACACATATGGTCTTCAGTTGATGGTCACTGCCAACAGTGGCTTTATGTCCTTAGGTGTCTTTCTTATTTTGATCATATCCTACATGTTCATCCTGTTCACTGTTCAAAAACATTCATCAAGTGGTTCttctaaggctctttccactctTTCATCTCACATCATTGTggtgattttgttttttggtccaATTATCTTTTTCTATGCATGGCCATTTAACACATCACATCTGGACAAATTTCTTGCTATCTTTGATGCCATTCTGACTCCCTTTCTGAATCCAGTTATCTACACACTAAGGAACAAACAGATGAAGTTCGCAATGAAAAGAATGTGTAGCCAGGTTGTGAGTTTCAGGAAAATCTCttaa
- the LOC118829956 gene encoding olfactory receptor 4F15-like — MPTVSMDGANYSVVTEFVLLGLSASWEMKILLFLFFFSFYVGIVLGNLFIVFTVVCDPHLHSPMYLLLANLSLIDLGLSSTTAPRMITDIFSEHKVISFPGCMIQMFFAHVMGGTEMVLLIAMAYDRYTAICKPLHYLTIMSHKTCICFVVAAWVIGVIHAVSQFVYIVNLPFCGPNKIDSFYCDFPRVAELACTDSNWVEQVVTANSGLLSIGTFFLLIISYIFILVTVKHHSSAGLSKAFSTLSAHITVVFLFFTPCFFMYVWEFPTLSLDKFLAIFDFVVTPLLNPAIYTFRNKDMKVAMKRLSKKIMSSRETL, encoded by the coding sequence ATGCCAACTGTATCAATGGATGGAGCAAATTATTCAGTGGTAACTGAGTTTGTGCTGCTGGGACTGTCTGCTTCTTGGGAGAtgaagattcttcttttcttatttttcttttcattctatgtGGGAATTGTGTTGGGAAACCTGTTCATTGTGTTTACTGTGGTTTGTGACCCTCATCTACACTCCCCCATGTACTTGTTGCTGGCCAATCTCTCCCTCATTGACCTGGGTCTATCTTCCACCACAGCCCCAAGGATGATCACTGATATTTTCAGTGAACATAAGGTAATTTCTTTCCCAGGGTGTATGATACAGATGTTCTTTGCTCATGTCATGGGAGGAACTGAGATGGTCCTACTCATAGCCATGGCTTATGACAGATACACAGCCATCTGCAAACCTCTCCATTACTTGACCATAATGAGCCACAAAACATGCATTTGTTTTGTAGTGGCTGCCTGGGTGATTGGGGTGATCCATGCTGTGTCTCAGTTTGTTTACATTGTAAACTTGCCCTTCTGTGGCCCTAATAAGATTGATAGCTTTTACTGTGACTTTCCTCGGGTGGCAGAACTTGCCTGCACAGACAGCAACTGGGTAGAGCAGGTGGTCACTGCTAATAGTGGGCTTCTTTCCATAGGCACCTTCTTCCTCTTAATCATTTCCTACATCTTCATCCTTGTCACTGTGAAGCATCACTCTTCTGCTGGTTTGTCCAAGGCTTTCTCCACACTATCAGCTCACATCACTGTGGTGTTTTTGTTCTTCACTCCATGTTTCTTTATGTATGTGTGGGAATTCCCTACCTTGTCATTGGATAAATTTTTGgccatttttgactttgttgttacCCCACTATTGAATCCTGCCATCTACACATTTAGGAACAAAGATATGAAAGTGGCAATGAAAAGATTGAGCAAGAAAATTATGAGTTCTAGGGAGACATTATGA